The sequence CTAAGTTATATGTCTCTTAGCTCTttattattcaatttttttcttttaaatcccAACTTgggtttttaatatatactatttatgTCTATATATATGGTCATCTATCTTTGTTTCTGTGCAAACATCACTTTCTTGCTCCCAAAgcaaatcttcttcttcttccttggaGATTCTCCAAGACATCAGCAACAAACTGGACAGACTCTGTCGGAAAGAGAATTAAAAGTTAGAAAAAAGTCACAAAACTCAGCAAAGAAACTAGTTAAATCTTGTCGGAAATAAAGAATGAGTTGCAATGGTTGCCGTGTGCTCCGAAAAGGTTGCAGCGAGAACTGCATCCTCAGGCCATGTATCCAATGGATAGAAACCGCCGACGCTCAGGGACACGCCACCGTCTTCGTCGCTAAATTCTTCGGCCGCGCCGGTCTAATGTCTTTCATCTCCGCCGTACCGGAACCTCAACGTCCCGGTAATTAACAGATCTCCAACGATATTACACTTTTTTCCTCAGGttttctaatcttttttttggcGCAGCTCTGTTTCAGTCTTTGTTATACGAAGCTTGTGGGAGAACAGTGAATCCAGTCAACGGAGCTATAGGAATGCTGTGGACGGGTAACTGGAATATCTGCCAAGCTGCGGTTGAGACGGTGCTTCGCGGCGGTTCTTTGAGACCCATCCCGGAGCTTCTCGCTCACGGCGGTGGATTCGCCGGCTTTCCATCGGAAGAAGGGTCTGAGATCTGCACGGGAATGCTGAACCTTAATGATGGTTCCAGCGACCGTAACATCTACCATCATTCTAGATTCTCAAGCTCAAGATCCAGATCTACGCTGGACTCTTCTGCCAAGAAGCGTAAGCGAGTTGATTCTTCCGAGCTCGATCTTTCACTAAACCCTAATTTATCCACTAAAACAACGCCTTCTCCCACACGGCAGCGATCAGGAACACCGTCCATGAACTCTGAGGAGTCAGTGGCGACCACGACGTCGTTTTGGGATGCCACTGCAACAGGTGAACGCTACGGTAACGGCGGAGGAGGAGAAACAAGACAGCTGCTTAACCTTTTTGTTTAAGGAAACTTTCTCTGCtttaattagggtttaaaaatgtaattttacaCATTGTCTTTCCCTCTTTTCGTGGATACAAAAATATTTGGACCGACGAGTTAGCTATGCAGTTTTGTTCTCTCGGTTGATATTTAGTATTAAGAGTATTTGCATCCTATAGTATTAATTAACCAATGTTATCTTTTTTTGAgtgaaaaaaaatgataatccATCTCTATTTTCACACTTCATGACACGATAactgttagattcgggtttattatgggcttccaacttaaagctaattggcaattagtggattgaccctaaccttttatatattacttaatgtcccattgattttccaatgtgggatacatatcccttaatacccctcctcgagatgatggctcttatcggccagaaatctcggaactttaagacagttatactcggtcgagcgagtcaattacgacctatatacccggtcgggtagggttaatattaattaggggtttaacttattaggatctgggctctgataccatgttagattcgggtttattatgggcttccaactcaaaaccaattggcaattagtggattgaccctaaccctttatatactccctctgttttttaaagaTGGATGTTCtaggaaaatattttgtttccaaaagatgtattttttttatgttttcaaagcatattttgtcaactaataatgaaaaattgtgtgtttcaaaaatattaattacatttcttttaatcctattggtttaaaaatataagaaatataaagttacaaaaaactatacattaataactaagttttaatatggtttcttaataagtgtgaaaatccTAGAACATTCAtctttaaaaaacagagggagtattactTAATGTCtcattgattttccaatgtgggataaATATCCCTTAATAAAACAACATATTGATCATTCGTTTGGAGttgttgtatatatatagaataaactCGAGCTAATTACTACTTTTCACCAGTTGTTCATCATCTTTCCCaatatttttcagttttaaacTAGTAGTTATCATTATATCTTTCCCaatatttttcagttttaaacTAGTAGTTATCATTATTCACTGATCAACATAATGCTGCTGCGCATATGTGCATATGTGATATGTCATGTTTGATTCGTTGGATATTTaatgtttaccaaaaaattgaCATGTAAAATACTGATGTATATACTACATCGCAAGTTAAattctgtaaaaaaaataaaaatctcaaaCAATATATTTAGTAGAGGCTCCTAGCacattaaataaactaaattttttttttttcgaaaaagaAAGATCgaaacaaataaaatagttgTGTCGTACATATactcatattaaaataataaagatgGATATGCAATATCTAAGCATGTGGTTGGACCAAATGGTTGGAGAGGAGTAGAGGAGGCACACATGACTCAGAGCCCTTTGTTTTAGAGGGGGCTTTTGGACGACGCAAAGAGCCATTTTCTTCCTCCACCCATGGAATACTTAAAACACACACTCCTTTTTTCTCTATCTTCATATTATTATTCGCTTATAACTTTGTTAATGTTATCTCACAAAAACATTATTACAATCACTTCTTTTGTTATATTGAACTCCTTcttatttgatatttatatattatacaaaacttatacatttgttttataaaaagtaaACTGATAAAATGATATCCTGATCTATGCCCCATAAAAAATTGCCAACCATCCCAATGGCAATCAAAAGGCAGTGATGGTCTATGTCATCTTTACTGGCTTTTTCTGACTACTATGACTTTTAGTATAATTTTAATCAGTTTCTCCTAATCACGGTTTCTCATTGCCTACACATCCACAGGCTTTTTT comes from Brassica rapa cultivar Chiifu-401-42 chromosome A02, CAAS_Brap_v3.01, whole genome shotgun sequence and encodes:
- the LOC103855327 gene encoding LOB domain-containing protein 37 is translated as MSCNGCRVLRKGCSENCILRPCIQWIETADAQGHATVFVAKFFGRAGLMSFISAVPEPQRPALFQSLLYEACGRTVNPVNGAIGMLWTGNWNICQAAVETVLRGGSLRPIPELLAHGGGFAGFPSEEGSEICTGMLNLNDGSSDRNIYHHSRFSSSRSRSTLDSSAKKRKRVDSSELDLSLNPNLSTKTTPSPTRQRSGTPSMNSEESVATTTSFWDATATGERYGNGGGGETRQLLNLFV